A segment of the Phalacrocorax aristotelis chromosome 5, bGulAri2.1, whole genome shotgun sequence genome:
AAAATGAGAGCTGTTTTACTTGAGGATAGAACCAAAGAATAATCTGAATTTCCTATTAAGTCTCAATACTGCCCTTCTCCTAAATTATCTGCAGAGAAGTAATCTAAGCAAGATGCATGTATTTCATgggaccatggatttttttcctgcctttccaaTTTCATATTTGAGGCTTGATCAGAGGAGTAGAAATCAGTTTTTCACCTGTGATCAGCAAATTCCAACTGCTGGAATCCAAACTGACAGCACAGAATTTAGCCTAAATTTTATCTTTCACCTCTCCAATTCATTATGTAAACACATTCCATAATGCCACCAGGATTACTATTAGAACAAATTCCAGGAGGAGAAAGGCACACTTCCATTCACTTTTCATGGGCAATTTCCTTCAATTATGGATTAATATGTatgcagcaaaaccagcttAAATTCCTTTAAGATACGTAAAATTTTACAGTACCAAAATTAAAGAGCTTTGTATCTGTGAAAGAAGCTTTCCATCTAAAATACTTTATCACCATCATACAGGAAACAGtgtcttttaaaatggaaaagagaagaaggagAGGTGACTGAAGAATACTGTTTAGTCAAAAAATCACCCTGCAAATTGACAAATGTAGCTAAAAAATTGCCTTAATTATCCTGATAATGGTGGAAGATGCCACCTTGGAAGCCTGTGGGCTTAAAGTAGGTACACCTAGCATGGTGGCAGAAGCAGCATTCTCTGCATTGTCCTGCCAATATACCTCACTGCTAACCAGAAGGGATGGACTTCCAGGAATAGGAAGGCTGCAGAAAGAATATCTACTTTCAATCGCCTCTCCGTTCTTAGTTCTGTTGTGGACACTGTGCCAAGAGGCCAGTGGGTGCTGTTTATTTATATgaatacaaaaaagaaagatagaAACAAGGACAGGCATTTCACCGATCAAGGGTGTTGGATACTGTGTGATCTGAAGTTAGACTGGAAACCAACACAAAATTTACAGAACTCAGGCTAGATGACCATGGTTCTAAGAGCCCCACCCATGCAGATGAACCCATACACATGCTTATTTACCCTTAGCTGAGGCTAAGTTAGGGCTGGCACTGGGTTCTATCTCCCAAAAGCACCTCTTTCTGAAAGCAGTCATCTTCTGGCCCTGAAATAGTTACATCTGATCATCATTCAGGAAAAGGGAAACTTTATACATTTCAATGATCTCAAGTCTCCGTCTTCCTGGAAAGCGTGAAAGAAGCATAAAAAAATGACACCACAGGACCTTATAAGAGAGTTAAGAGCATATTCATtagaaatgaaatacaaaatacagtgaTGTCACAGGACGGGGGCAGCAGGCGAACAAGACCCCCACCATTCCCTACCCTCACCCCAATCCAAGGAATGCACCTATATAATACAAATTAGAGATCTCAAacaggggggagaggaggggttttaCAAAGTGATTTTCTTCctatacagaaaatatattatttgctGGAAGTCACTGCTGAGCTGCTAGGGGCCCAGGGTCAGTCACTGCTCAGGAAATTCCCTGAAGGTACGCAGACCCCTACTGCTTCCCCACCAGTTTGCTGAACACATCATAGATCTCTGGCTTTTCCTGTGCAAACTGCTCGGCTGTGTTTTTCTGTAGCCAGTCGGATGAACGCATCTGTTGCTGCAAGAGGCCAATGAGGTCACCAAGGTTGGAGCTACTGGCACAAGTAGGCTCCTGGTGGCGGGAcacaaaaattacttcatcTGTGCTATCTGCTTTGCCATCCTGATCTGACTGACAAGGCTGCTCCTTCTCCTCAGCCAGTATTTCCTGCTCCCGCTCTTCCAAAACCTTGCGGATCCGTTGCATACCTGCAGTGGTATAAGGAGAGAAACACTACTGGATTAGTTTAAACCACAAGTGTACCTAAGTCTGTCAAGATTCAGAAGAATATGGaggacagaaggaaaggaaagaaagccaGAGGTGACAAGAGGATAATAATAGGATAAGTTTAGGATTAAGGAGAGGAGTAAACAGTGCTGCAGAAGTTCTGGtgtgaggaaaaagagaagaaaacattactCACCTAACTGTAGCCGATGGGTCTTGTCAGCAAAGATGATGCGGAACCATCCGGGTTCACTGCATTCAAAGGCTTTACCACAGGACAGGAGGACCTTGTTATCCAGAAAACGCCTCCAGAGCAGCATCTCCTCCTCAAATGTGCCTGTCCTAAGGTACTAGGGGAGTCAGCAGAAGGGCCAGAGGTTAGTAACATACAGGCTAAATCACTTAGATCCTCATGAATTTGTGATTCCAATGAGGTCTGCAAAGGCCAGGGGAAACACCTTTTACCTCTGAAGTACAGCAGTTGTGATATAAAGGAAGAAATGGGGAGGAAAGTGGCTTGAGAACAGTAAGATTCCTGCAAGGAGGGAAATACACAGACAGACGAAAGGAAAAGAATGGGCAGAAATACCAGGCAGCCCTTCCCTTGGCTTATCAGACATAAGatttgttaaaacaaaatgcttatCACAATATTGAACCTTCCTCTAGATACAGTTGCACCACATGCCTGCCCTCACCCCAGGAGAAGCCTCCCTTCCTAAGACTACCAACCTTTCGGAAATCAATCCAGACAAAGAAGCCTGCATTGCGGTTGAGAAAAGGAACCCCAAGTGTCTTCAGCTCATCTGTCACATATGTATGGGCAGCTTTTAGGCGGGCATGGTTGGCCCTCAGGTACACCTGGTTGATCCAGTCTGACCAGAagatgataaagaaaaaaaaaatatcacaaactATAGAAagaattcatagaatcatagaatcgttaaggttagAGAAGACCGgtaagatcatcgagtccaaccgctaacctatcactgccaagtccaccactaaactataTCCTcaaagcaccacatctaccattcttttaaatacctccatggatggagactccaccacctccctgggtagcctgttccagtgcttgacaaccctttcggtgaagaatttttttctaatatccaacctaaacttcccctggcgcagcttgaggccatttcctcttgtcctattgcttgttgctagggagaagagtctgacccccacctcgctaaaacctcctttcagctagttgcagagagcgataaggtctctcctcagcctcctcttctccaggctaaacaacctcagctccctcagctactcctcataagacttgttctctaatTCAGATCTGTTCAAGTCTCCAAAACACCCACAGTACCTTTTTCCATTTCACCCCTCAcctccttttcttgttttccgTTTCCTCAAATAGCAAAAAGAGGGGCAAGAACTATTTAGCAGTTTCATGTCTATGCAGAAGAGTATCTTCTTGACCTTCCTGAGGATGTTTCCCTACATTCATAGCCCAGTTGTGGACTGTTAGCACTCCAACCAGGGCAAAGCTAGAAATACAGTtccattttcctcctcccacaAGCCTGTATTCTTTGTCTTTGCTCATCTGGTTCTACACAACACTGGCTATTTCTATACAAATAGCTATGACTTCTTCAAAGCTGCTCCTCTAATTCTGCTCATcaggagctctgcagaaatGGTCCTTTTCTGTAGAACTATCAGCCTCATGTTATACGGGCAGCTTCAGGATTACAGAATTAAGCTGTACAAACAGCAGACCACTTGGAAAAGTAAGGGGAGAGGATCCCCCAGGTACCAATACACACAGAACAGCAGAGGACCATACATGGAGCTACTGACTCACCTCTGTCTCTAAGCAGCTGTGCAACCTTGTGCTGGACAGGTCCACAAACcccatggaaataacacaaaGAAGCCACTGCATTAGCAACATCTTGATTCTCTGTATATAAAGTACCAAAACGAATCCCAGAGACAGCAAAATCCTGCAGAAGACATGGAGAGACTACTTTATTACACAGGAAGACCAGGGTCCTATTACTACAGCATGAGGAACCTGAGGACACCAGGCCAACCCTACCAGCCAGGAAGTCACCTCACGATGGCAACCAGCACTCACCTTGCTTATTCCCCACATCACATGAGTCCGTTGTGGATCAGGCAATCTGTATGTAGAAGGATGCAGATGGGCAGTTAGTGTCATAGGTGCTGAAGCTTTTGGATCACCAGTGCAGCATTGCAGAAACAGAGAGGTGGCATTACACGATGACAGACAGTGCAGCATGGAACATCAGTCAAGTAGGGAAAATTCAAATCCGACCTAACTTTAGAAGCTAGGAACTCCCTGGAACCAGGTTTAGacacaatttttaaatatttcagatataCAGATACTTGCAAGTGCTACATTTCATGCGTAGATTTCCTGCACATATGAAGCTTGTACATATAATGCTAGAAATCAGGCATCTGCCAATGTATTTGCCAAGAACTAgaaggaattttctttctttcaaaccCCAATGGTGTGGAGACAAAGTTCTTCTTTTGCAATGTTGTACATTCAAGCCCAGCAACACTGAGTTAACACTTAAccaagtttattttatttccttgcagaaattgaaagaaaaatggtgaaaactagacattttttaaaaacccaaacataaaaacacaccatatttttaaaaggcgAGACTTGAAAAGTTTTTCATCTCATTAAATCGACACCTAATAAAACCCATTCTCCAGTCTGTAATAACACTGTGATCCATGActactgtatgaaaaaaaaataaacagcaacagaaagTCTTTACAGGTATCAACAGAAATGTGGGAAAGAGGTAACAATGTTTAGGTAGGAAGAAGAGCCTCTCAACAAATTAGACATCTGCTTCAAGTTTTAGGGACTGTCACAAGCAAATACCAAAGCACACATTGAAAAGTGTACCACGAGAGAAAACTAACTACCATTTTTTACTTGCTAGATTGTATTTGGCAAAATGCATTTGTCATTcagaaatcacaaaaaaaaaaaaaaaagaagaaatcagcaTAAGGCAGATTCAGAATTTGCTAGCTCATGACTTAACTTCCAGTCACAAGTTCTCAGCAAGGCATCACGTTGAATTGTCACTGGAAAATGGCCAGGGAAGTAGGAGCTCATTTTACCTGTCCATGCCTAGGACACTGTGAAACGTGGCCGATTCATCAAAAACTGACAGCATGTAGATCTCATCTACTATCACATGCAATTCATGTCTGCAAAAGGACAAAATGGAGATTACAAAAGAAGGCTGCTTCTGGtttagaagcagaaataaattcaGGCCTGCAGAGACTCACTTTGTACAAAGCAGAGGGACACTAAGGTTTGCAGaagtaaagctttttttttttcacaattcAGAAGGTCTATTATGCGTACATTGAAGTGATTTAAGATATATCCACCTGTCACCTACTGCAACCATATAACAAGATAAAAATTCAGTCATTTCCAACACACTAGTGAAAATTAATTCCTGTATGTACTACCCATCTAGAAGTTCTATTATCATCCACTCAGAATCACATGGACATTGAATCTCAGAGAGTATCCATGATCCATGATGAAGCTGGGAACCCATACTTGtatatttctttgtctttgcacATACAGAAAAACTGAGAGGAAAGGAACTCAGCTTCTTACCAGGGAAGCACAGCACTATCATGTTTGCTAGGACTACCAACAAATAAAACTTGCATTTCTTGATGCAAGTTGCTTTGCCACTCCAGATGACAGCACGGTCCATGTTCCCTTGTCCCCTTGCCTCCCATCTTAAGatcactgctgtgctgctgtgtggAGGAATAGACTGTTTGCCCGACTTAAAAGGTATTCCCAGATAAATTCAGGGACAGCGAGTAGTCTACCAGATTCTGAAGCTGTATCCGACTCAGGATGCCTCAGCCTTCCAAACTGACATACCTTTTAGCAAATTCCAGGTATTCCCGTAGCTCTGACAAGGAATAGATGTCCCCAAGGGGATTTTGGGGATTGAGAAGAATTAAGGCCCTTACAGTGACACCCTGCAGAACACAAATAATGCAGTATTAAGAGAGTACCCAtcatgaaataaattttcagtCCCTCTACTTCAGCAGTGAGTGTGACACAAGATTCCCCTTAAGGGAAATTACTTTTCCCTTAAGGGAACCATGACTTTTCACCTCAAAGGTTAGATTTGTATGAGAACACTTTAAGCcacaaattaagattttttttcaattacatCACTTGCAAAGTGAACTGAGCAGAAGATTATAGAATGAATCTATGATTTTGAAAAGAGGGAGTCTGCCACAACCGTTGCCATCTGGTCAGCCAACGAGAAAGGCGCTCTCACACATTCTCAGCATGGTAGAGAACATTCTCTGAGCTGTATGGGTAATTGGGAAGTAACAAATTACTGAAGATTGCCCATGAATGGGGCAACAAAGATAGGTATTTGAGCTAGGTGGATCCAAACTGTTCTCATTTAGAGCACACTTGGCTGGAGATGTCAGATCTGGTAATGATGAAAAGATGCAGCTAAACTTACATAGGGCTTAGGACAATGTCCAAACTTACAGACTAACTCTTCAGAAAGGTGAAACTCATCTGGCATTTACCCTCTAGATTTgcacctctctccctcctgcaaAACCTCTCAGTGTTCTTAGTGGATTCATCTGCACTACTGCACTacaatattgggcccaatgttattcaatatctttataagtgatctggataatggcatcaagtgtagcctgatgaagtttgctgatgacaccacattgagtggggaagtagacactctggaagggagagctgctctgcggggagatctggataggccGGAAGAGCaggccaacaagaaccttatgaagttcaacaaggacaagtgtaaggtcttgcacctgggaaaacacagtCCGtgagtgcagtacagactgggatccacctggatggagagcagctctgtggaaagggacctgggggtcctggtggacaggaagctcaacatgagtgaacagtgtgctgctgtggccaagaaggccaacaggacgctgggttgcatcaaaaagggcatcaccaacAGATATAAAGTCATTATCCCAgtctactcagcacttgtcaggccacacctggagtactgtgtacagttctggtccccgctatacaaaaaggatgtggacaggctggaaggggtccacAGAAAGGCCACCtagatgatcaaaggactgggaagctgccatatgaggataggctgggagaactgggtttgtttagccttgagaaaaggaggctcagacgggatctcatcaccatgtaccagtacttaagcttagggcagctacaaagaagatggagactccctttttacatggagtcacatggagaggacaagggggaatggacacaagttgctcttggggacattctgattggacatgagaggaagatttttcacagtgaggacagtgacccattggaataatctccccagggaagtggttgactcgaCCACATcggacactttcaagagttgtctggacagggtgctgggccatctttgtctagactgtgctcttcctagaaaggttggactagatgatccctgaggtcccttccaacctgtgattctgtgatactgtgtAGAGCAGTCAGTTTTGGGCTAACTCAGCTGgccttcctgaagaaaaaaaaccctgggcAGTCCCTACTTCTTAGTGCATGTCCAAATATAGCAGGGGCGGGGCAAGTTGTGATATGAATGGGTTCCAGTGCTTTGTGAATGGTCCAGTACTCCTGGTTTATCCTTTCTGCTGTAACCAAAATTGGACAGACATGACACCGTGGGATTCCCCCTAAGACTGCCCTGAGTTTGCAAGCAGCCTTATCTCAGGTCGTCTACAATGACAACTGGAAAGCCAGGTGCTaggttttgaaaatgttgtgGTCTTCAGGCCacttctgggatgtactgccTCAAACATATTGTAGACTTAACTGGTAATGTGAAGCTCAGCTAAACTCACCTCTGCCCGGGCATCCTGCAAggctttttccagtttttccactGTAAGCTGAAAAGGCCGAGTGCTTGTTCCAGTAATCTGAAAGACATCACAAAGATAAAAGGCCAAGTTATTTCTATAGAGTCTGCCATGAGCCAATCACCTAGGAAATGttccccaaaagaaaacagcaacccAACAATAACGACCCAGCAACCATCTTCCTATCCTTTTATACTACAGAgagaataaatacataaaaaaaagtTCATCATAGGCTGGCCACACACAGGGAATTCTCTAGTTATCCTCAAATAACTAAAACAATGTAAGATCTCCATGTGCTCTTCCACCCCTGGGACCATCTTTAGTAGGGCAGTACATACTTCTGCCTCCAAGGCTCAAAATGgccattttttaaatctcaagAGCCATTATTGGGAATAAGATACAAGAAAAG
Coding sequences within it:
- the LOC142057723 gene encoding 1-aminocyclopropane-1-carboxylate synthase-like protein 1 isoform X6; the encoded protein is MANSSRIQNVVSRPGFSTLHRLRKKRKGQRVKDPLDDLLLKTLTSQRAMEERFLQMEERRFQRDLDVEERRMQLEQRRFELEREHEFRMFNVFAQMLSILKQSHSGSSSSLAMPRGLDFSQALSEITGMGGGGGDLQEMRPRPLSERRVDMHGFCNPSDFQRSPYLSARGNIANIFRGSTEEGYKAYHADKYDEDKNPNGIINFGTSENKLCFDLMSKRLTQTDMNLMEPPLLQYPDWKGHMFLREEVARFLTYYCKAPAPLKAENVIVLNGCGSLFSALATVLCDPGEAVLIATPFYGGITQSVFLYGNVKLVYAYLDSKITGTSTRPFQLTVEKLEKALQDARAEGVTVRALILLNPQNPLGDIYSLSELREYLEFAKRHELHVIVDEIYMLSVFDESATFHSVLGMDRLPDPQRTHVMWGISKDFAVSGIRFGTLYTENQDVANAVASLCYFHGVCGPVQHKVAQLLRDRDWINQVYLRANHARLKAAHTYVTDELKTLGVPFLNRNAGFFVWIDFRKYLRTGTFEEEMLLWRRFLDNKVLLSCGKAFECSEPGWFRIIFADKTHRLQLGMQRIRKVLEEREQEILAEEKEQPCQSDQDGKADSTDEVIFVSRHQEPTCASSSNLGDLIGLLQQQMRSSDWLQKNTAEQFAQEKPEIYDVFSKLVGKQ